In Corynebacterium matruchotii, a single genomic region encodes these proteins:
- a CDS encoding ABC transporter permease subunit, with product MAQTHQSSQTHHQADSEPRPNPVVRFLRQLVFPALLLLGSAFVTAILPFLDGSDLAHAVFRAREAEREPDPEVLDAIRTELDLPDTAADGVASWFGKALHGDFGVSWVDPSQPAAQVALSGFGVSITIAATSTIVATLIALLLVWPRIRAVVAGKKSRTSHILGMAILGALPEFVLAVTLLVVVAVQWKLLPISGFSSPRHMILPVLSLALPSSGLLGRILLITIDQVAQEEWVRAWRLNGVEKRTISLALVQRSMAVLMPQIVLFFAGTLVATSLVETTFNIPGLGLTGVQAARDRDIPVLQVIVLVAVVIGLIAGGVSQWLRRRLLAPLLHSATSYSSQLSPQHKPRGGWLLIAVLVPFVLLLIMAVVTPGTTIDSAHKLLPPSMEHPLGTDQVGRDLVTRIALGMVVSLGVAVLVTAICAIIGCALGLAGAWVAKLGDALNALPAVFIGVILAGVFGSSQTTAAIAVMCVGWIPLAAHTAAVVEEAKTTGFYRWAELQGADRWRLLRVHTWPTLWPAVVRHAASRIAHNALALVSLGFLGLGAAHDSPNWGKILSESVNYVDRAPWMMLAPTILLILLGVASALTTDTNLALRRRNTA from the coding sequence GTGGCCCAGACGCACCAATCATCACAAACTCATCATCAGGCGGATTCGGAGCCACGCCCGAATCCGGTTGTGCGGTTCCTCCGACAGCTGGTATTCCCGGCATTGCTGCTTCTTGGCAGTGCTTTTGTCACCGCGATCCTGCCGTTTTTAGACGGCAGTGACCTGGCACATGCGGTGTTTCGGGCCCGCGAGGCCGAGCGGGAACCCGACCCGGAGGTGTTGGATGCTATTCGCACCGAGCTTGATTTGCCCGACACCGCGGCCGACGGTGTGGCGTCTTGGTTCGGCAAGGCACTCCACGGGGATTTCGGGGTGAGCTGGGTGGATCCGTCGCAGCCGGCGGCACAGGTAGCGCTTTCAGGTTTCGGGGTGTCGATCACCATTGCGGCAACCTCCACGATTGTGGCAACGCTCATCGCCTTGCTGTTGGTGTGGCCGCGGATTCGGGCCGTGGTGGCGGGCAAGAAATCCCGCACCTCCCATATTTTAGGCATGGCGATTCTTGGGGCCCTCCCGGAATTTGTGCTGGCGGTCACCTTGCTGGTTGTGGTTGCGGTGCAGTGGAAACTGCTGCCAATTAGTGGGTTTTCCTCCCCCCGGCACATGATTTTGCCGGTGTTGTCCCTGGCTCTCCCGTCGTCGGGTCTGCTGGGTCGTATTTTGCTTATCACCATCGACCAGGTGGCACAGGAGGAGTGGGTGCGGGCGTGGCGGCTCAATGGGGTGGAGAAGCGCACTATATCTTTGGCGTTGGTGCAGCGAAGCATGGCGGTACTGATGCCGCAGATTGTGCTGTTTTTCGCCGGCACGTTGGTGGCAACCTCGTTGGTGGAAACCACGTTTAACATTCCGGGTCTGGGGCTTACCGGGGTGCAGGCGGCCCGGGATCGGGACATTCCGGTGTTGCAGGTGATTGTGCTGGTGGCTGTGGTGATTGGTCTTATAGCTGGTGGGGTGTCGCAGTGGCTGCGCCGCCGACTATTGGCGCCACTGCTTCATTCCGCCACGAGTTATTCCTCCCAATTATCGCCGCAGCATAAACCGCGGGGTGGTTGGCTGCTTATTGCGGTGCTTGTCCCGTTTGTCCTGCTGTTGATAATGGCGGTCGTCACCCCGGGTACCACGATTGATTCGGCCCATAAGTTGCTGCCGCCGTCCATGGAGCACCCCTTGGGCACGGATCAGGTGGGGCGGGATTTGGTGACCCGCATTGCTCTGGGCATGGTGGTGAGCCTGGGGGTGGCGGTGCTGGTGACCGCCATCTGTGCAATCATTGGGTGCGCGTTGGGGTTGGCGGGCGCCTGGGTGGCCAAGTTGGGGGACGCACTGAATGCGCTACCAGCGGTGTTCATTGGGGTGATTCTGGCCGGCGTGTTTGGGTCGTCGCAGACCACCGCCGCCATTGCGGTGATGTGCGTGGGGTGGATTCCCTTGGCGGCACACACCGCAGCCGTGGTGGAGGAGGCGAAGACCACCGGGTTTTACCGGTGGGCGGAGCTGCAGGGTGCCGATCGGTGGCGACTGTTGCGGGTGCACACGTGGCCGACCTTGTGGCCGGCGGTGGTGCGGCATGCCGCATCCCGGATCGCGCATAATGCGTTGGCGCTGGTCAGCCTGGGGTTCTTGGGGCTTGGTGCCGCGCATGATTCCCCGAACTGGGGCAAGATTTTATCCGAGTCGGTGAATTATGTGGACCGCGCCCCGTGGATGATGCTCGCCCCCACCATCCTCCTGATCCTGCTGGGGGTGGCGTCGGCCCTGACGACCGACACGAATCTCGCTTTGCGACGTCGTAACACGGCCTAG
- a CDS encoding MFS transporter: MTSQTRIGRSALTTQLRSFRRLPLAVRLLLFTEMMFNIGFYLVVPFLATYMSESLAATGTMIGLVLGLRTFSQQGLFFLGGALTDRFGVKRILLIGITIRIIGFVAAGLSHTTMQLMVAVILIGFAAALFSPAAEASFAVAGREAEDEGIITRSDLFALDALFLRIGALIGPVLGALLLSSGFDVMCFIAAGIFGILLVSHAIIIPAVDTPAGEPLLASLTTVLRNPLFLVFALFYSTGLVTYNQQYLLLPIELERATGSQSALGWMFVFASVLVLTLQMPLAAWAQRRSTATSLMVGFGAMALCFAIVAVAAPFPPFSGVGALIPALMMLVFLHVGQMIALPIARDLVGIIAAEKHVGTYFGFLNSFGGLAVLISSLVLGRLEDWAKTPQPPATVPWLLLTAALLLSTVALPKIAVIATRRRKALVESVTD; encoded by the coding sequence TTGACTTCTCAAACTCGTATCGGCAGGTCAGCGCTCACCACCCAGCTTCGTAGTTTTCGCCGCCTCCCCTTGGCGGTGCGGTTGCTGTTGTTCACCGAAATGATGTTCAACATTGGTTTTTACCTGGTGGTGCCGTTTTTGGCTACATATATGTCGGAGTCATTGGCCGCCACCGGCACCATGATTGGTTTGGTGCTGGGACTACGCACGTTCAGCCAGCAGGGGCTGTTTTTCCTGGGCGGGGCGCTGACCGATAGGTTTGGGGTGAAGAGAATCCTGCTGATTGGTATCACCATACGCATTATTGGTTTCGTCGCCGCCGGCCTGTCGCACACCACGATGCAGCTCATGGTTGCGGTCATCCTCATTGGGTTCGCCGCGGCGCTCTTCTCTCCCGCCGCCGAGGCATCGTTCGCGGTTGCCGGCCGGGAGGCGGAGGATGAAGGCATTATTACCCGGTCTGATTTATTTGCCCTCGACGCCTTGTTTTTGCGCATTGGGGCGCTCATCGGCCCGGTGTTGGGTGCTTTGCTGTTAAGCAGTGGTTTTGATGTCATGTGTTTCATTGCGGCCGGGATTTTTGGGATTCTGCTTGTCAGCCATGCGATTATCATCCCCGCCGTGGATACGCCCGCCGGTGAACCGCTCTTGGCCAGCCTCACCACGGTTTTGCGTAACCCGCTGTTTCTGGTGTTTGCCTTGTTTTATAGCACGGGGCTGGTTACCTATAACCAGCAGTATCTGCTGCTCCCCATCGAGTTGGAGCGGGCCACCGGCTCCCAGTCCGCCTTGGGGTGGATGTTCGTGTTTGCCAGTGTTTTGGTGTTGACGCTGCAAATGCCGCTTGCCGCCTGGGCGCAGCGGCGTTCCACAGCCACCTCGCTCATGGTGGGGTTTGGGGCCATGGCCTTGTGTTTCGCCATTGTGGCGGTGGCCGCTCCGTTCCCGCCATTTTCGGGGGTTGGGGCGCTTATCCCGGCGCTCATGATGTTGGTTTTCCTGCACGTGGGGCAGATGATTGCCCTGCCCATCGCCCGGGATCTGGTGGGGATTATTGCCGCGGAGAAGCATGTGGGCACCTATTTTGGGTTCCTTAACTCGTTTGGCGGGTTGGCGGTGCTCATTAGTTCCCTGGTGTTGGGCAGGTTGGAGGATTGGGCGAAGACCCCGCAGCCGCCGGCAACTGTCCCATGGTTGCTGCTCACCGCGGCATTATTGTTGTCTACGGTCGCATTGCCGAAAATTGCGGTCATTGCGACGAGGCGTCGTAAAGCATTGGTGGAATCGGTGACCGACTGA
- the map gene encoding type I methionyl aminopeptidase, which yields MTNRKPLVQEKSTPIRTVPDNIPRPEYAWRDEVQENCGEPWVQTPETIEAMREASKIAANALYEAGKAVAPGVTTDELDQIAHEYMLDHGAYPSTLGYLDFPKSCCVSLNEIVCHGIPDTTVIEDGDIVNIDVTAFKNGVHGDTNATFLAGNVSEEHRLLVERTKVAMMRGIKAAKPGREINVIGRVIESYAKRFGYTVVRDFTGHGVGPTFHNGLVVLHYDSDTYTNLLQPGMTLTIEPMINLGGLDYRIWDNGWTVQNTDYRFSAQFEHTIVITDDGNEILTVPDAHYFDGLDSFYAK from the coding sequence ATGACTAACCGCAAGCCATTGGTGCAAGAAAAATCCACCCCCATCCGCACAGTCCCCGACAATATTCCCCGTCCGGAATATGCGTGGCGGGACGAAGTCCAAGAAAACTGTGGGGAACCATGGGTACAAACCCCGGAAACCATTGAGGCCATGCGTGAAGCATCAAAGATTGCGGCCAACGCGCTCTACGAGGCAGGCAAAGCGGTGGCGCCGGGAGTCACCACCGATGAATTGGATCAGATAGCTCACGAATACATGCTCGATCATGGGGCATATCCATCAACGTTGGGGTATTTAGACTTTCCGAAGTCTTGTTGCGTGTCGCTCAATGAGATTGTGTGCCATGGCATTCCCGACACCACGGTGATTGAGGACGGCGATATTGTCAATATTGATGTCACGGCGTTTAAAAATGGGGTGCATGGGGACACAAACGCCACGTTTCTCGCCGGTAACGTGTCGGAAGAGCACCGGTTACTGGTGGAGCGCACCAAGGTTGCCATGATGCGGGGTATTAAGGCAGCCAAGCCCGGTCGGGAAATTAACGTCATCGGTCGGGTGATCGAATCCTACGCTAAGCGTTTCGGATACACCGTGGTGCGGGACTTCACCGGTCACGGGGTGGGGCCCACCTTCCACAATGGGCTAGTGGTGCTGCACTACGATTCCGACACCTACACGAACCTGTTACAACCCGGCATGACCCTAACGATCGAGCCGATGATTAACCTGGGTGGGCTGGACTATCGGATTTGGGATAACGGGTGGACGGTACAAAACACGGATTACCGATTCTCTGCCCAGTTTGAGCACACCATTGTGATTACCGACGACGGCAACGAAATTCTGACGGTGCCGGATGCCCACTATTTTGATGGTCTTGATAGCTTCTACGCGAAGTAA
- a CDS encoding ATP-binding cassette domain-containing protein, with protein MIILKNAAVSPYLKPCTVTIDTGEKVALLGASGAGKTTLMRLMCGWLTPTSGDVIAPPVGEFAYVPQDLDASLNPAMRVGDIITEPVAIANGDVAAAVARIPELLRTLDLPADAAGRFPRELSGGQRQRVGIARALIAEPIVVYADEALSALDHTARELVIELFQAPGMTTILVSHDLPAAEKLSDRCIIMADGGIVEDISSSELWDRTNASPARAKLIDAFELLHASSMP; from the coding sequence ATGATTATTCTTAAAAACGCCGCAGTATCCCCCTATTTGAAGCCGTGCACCGTCACCATTGACACCGGTGAGAAAGTGGCTTTGCTGGGTGCCTCCGGGGCGGGGAAAACCACGTTGATGCGGCTCATGTGCGGCTGGCTCACCCCCACCTCCGGTGATGTTATCGCCCCACCGGTCGGCGAGTTCGCCTATGTGCCACAGGATCTTGACGCGAGCCTCAACCCTGCCATGCGGGTGGGCGACATTATCACCGAGCCGGTCGCTATCGCCAACGGTGATGTGGCTGCCGCGGTGGCACGAATCCCGGAATTATTGCGCACGCTCGATCTGCCGGCGGATGCTGCCGGCCGATTCCCTCGGGAACTATCGGGTGGGCAGCGGCAACGTGTCGGTATAGCCCGGGCGCTTATCGCCGAACCCATTGTTGTGTACGCCGACGAAGCATTGAGCGCCTTGGACCATACGGCGCGGGAGCTGGTCATTGAACTGTTTCAGGCCCCCGGCATGACCACTATTTTGGTGTCCCACGATCTTCCCGCCGCCGAAAAGCTCAGCGACCGCTGCATCATTATGGCCGATGGCGGCATCGTGGAGGATATTTCCAGCTCTGAGCTGTGGGACCGCACCAATGCCAGCCCGGCGCGCGCGAAGCTTATCGACGCCTTCGAGTTGCTTCACGCATCCTCAATGCCTTGA
- a CDS encoding ABC transporter substrate-binding protein, with protein MFLSVNRRIVALTAAVMCTLPLTACFTEDNSVTGNNIKVSWPFKPVASLSPFSDDALLNTRLGIAETLVTLDSEGKPAPGLAESWETPDAKTVVFKLREGVKFHDGTELTAKTVANSITKALEAASRPKGLGKANLTVTEKGDLEVEVTSDKDDPILPQRFTDSGTVILAESAYEGDNPSLVGTGTGPFKVTSATNDEVKTEAFADYWGGKPQLDGVTTTFSEDGSARARAIQSGEVSLTQGIPISQVAGLGDGVKTDFVPIPRGTYLHLNTKKGVFADPGLRARVAEVVDPGTVVKDIYEDHAENPKGALFAQTSEWAKSVVSKNSLAGTTEPEPNTKIRLATWNSRPELPEAATVIADQLRTAGFDVEVVVKPYNAIESAILGGDFDVVLGNRGYGLGAADPVSFLMSDYGCDGSYNLSQYCNADIDTELQSASEITDLDERYTKAAEISAKIVADNAVIPIAHENSVISTKNLDGIAMDTYERKLLTKDTKIAQ; from the coding sequence ATGTTTTTGTCTGTGAATCGTCGGATCGTGGCGCTCACGGCGGCTGTCATGTGCACGCTGCCGCTCACTGCCTGCTTCACTGAGGATAATTCCGTGACCGGCAATAACATCAAGGTGTCGTGGCCGTTTAAGCCGGTTGCGTCGCTGTCCCCGTTTTCCGATGATGCGCTTTTGAACACCCGCCTGGGTATCGCGGAAACGCTTGTCACCTTGGATTCGGAGGGGAAGCCGGCGCCTGGGCTGGCCGAGTCGTGGGAAACCCCTGATGCGAAAACCGTGGTGTTTAAGCTGCGTGAGGGGGTGAAGTTCCATGATGGCACGGAGCTTACGGCGAAGACGGTGGCGAACTCGATCACCAAGGCGCTGGAGGCGGCGTCGCGGCCCAAGGGGTTGGGCAAGGCGAACCTAACCGTGACGGAGAAAGGCGACCTGGAGGTGGAGGTTACCTCGGATAAGGATGATCCGATTCTGCCGCAGCGTTTCACCGATTCAGGCACGGTGATTCTGGCCGAGTCCGCCTACGAGGGGGATAATCCGTCTCTTGTGGGCACCGGCACCGGCCCGTTTAAGGTAACCTCGGCGACCAATGATGAGGTAAAGACCGAGGCGTTTGCCGACTATTGGGGTGGTAAACCGCAGCTTGATGGGGTGACCACTACGTTCAGCGAGGATGGTTCGGCTCGGGCTCGGGCGATCCAATCCGGTGAGGTGTCGCTTACCCAGGGCATTCCCATTTCGCAGGTGGCTGGGTTGGGCGATGGTGTGAAAACCGATTTTGTTCCTATCCCCCGCGGCACCTACCTGCATTTGAACACGAAGAAGGGGGTGTTCGCGGATCCGGGGTTACGGGCCCGCGTCGCAGAGGTGGTTGACCCGGGCACCGTGGTGAAGGATATTTACGAGGACCATGCGGAAAATCCCAAGGGGGCGCTTTTCGCACAAACCAGCGAGTGGGCGAAGAGCGTGGTGTCGAAGAATTCCCTGGCTGGCACCACCGAGCCGGAACCAAACACGAAGATTAGGCTGGCAACCTGGAATTCCCGACCGGAGTTGCCGGAGGCCGCCACGGTTATTGCGGACCAGCTTCGCACCGCCGGTTTTGATGTGGAGGTTGTGGTCAAACCGTATAATGCTATCGAAAGCGCCATCTTGGGGGGAGATTTCGACGTGGTGTTAGGCAACCGCGGCTATGGGCTGGGGGCTGCGGACCCGGTGTCTTTCCTCATGAGCGACTATGGGTGTGATGGTAGCTATAACCTGTCGCAGTACTGCAACGCAGACATTGATACGGAATTGCAGTCAGCTTCCGAGATCACCGACCTTGACGAACGGTATACCAAGGCGGCGGAGATCAGCGCGAAAATTGTTGCCGATAATGCGGTGATCCCCATTGCCCACGAAAATTCGGTGATTTCCACGAAGAACCTCGATGGTATCGCCATGGATACCTATGAGCGGAAACTACTCACCAAAGACACCAAAATAGCCCAATAA
- the ispG gene encoding flavodoxin-dependent (E)-4-hydroxy-3-methylbut-2-enyl-diphosphate synthase yields MSTPVGLGLPTQAEEVPVLAPRRKTRQLMVGSVGVGSDYPVSVQSMTTTKTHDINATLQQIAQLTASGCDIVRVACPKPIDADALPTIAKKSPIPVIADIHFQPKYIFAAIDAGCAAVRVNPGNIKEFDGRVKEVAHAARDAGIPIRIGVNAGSLDKRLLAKYGKATPEALVESALWEASLFEEHGFGDIKISVKHNDPVIMVSAYRQLAEQCDYPLHLGVTEAGPAFQGTIKSAVAFGALLSEGIGDTIRVSLSADPKEEVKVGDQILQSLNLRERGLEIVSCPSCGRAQVDVYTLAEEVTAALDGMDIPFRVAVMGCVVNGPGEARDADLGVASGNGKGQIFVKGEVIKTVPESQIVETLIEEAIKLAEEQGLEIKEGGAAKISITK; encoded by the coding sequence GTGTCTACCCCTGTCGGCCTCGGACTTCCCACACAGGCGGAAGAAGTGCCTGTTTTGGCCCCACGGCGTAAAACCCGCCAACTCATGGTGGGCAGCGTAGGTGTTGGCTCCGACTATCCGGTGTCTGTCCAATCCATGACCACCACCAAAACCCACGATATCAACGCCACCCTGCAGCAAATCGCACAGCTCACCGCCAGCGGCTGCGATATTGTGCGTGTCGCCTGCCCTAAGCCTATCGACGCCGATGCGTTGCCAACCATCGCCAAAAAATCCCCCATCCCGGTGATCGCCGACATTCACTTCCAACCAAAATACATTTTTGCCGCCATTGACGCCGGCTGCGCTGCTGTGCGCGTCAACCCCGGCAACATTAAAGAATTCGACGGCCGGGTGAAAGAGGTCGCCCACGCTGCTCGGGACGCCGGAATCCCCATCCGCATTGGGGTCAACGCCGGATCCCTCGACAAGCGACTACTAGCAAAATACGGCAAAGCCACTCCCGAAGCCCTGGTCGAATCGGCCCTATGGGAGGCGTCACTGTTTGAAGAGCACGGCTTTGGTGACATAAAAATCTCCGTGAAGCACAACGACCCGGTCATCATGGTGTCCGCCTACCGGCAACTCGCGGAACAATGCGACTATCCCCTCCACCTTGGGGTGACCGAGGCCGGCCCAGCCTTCCAAGGCACCATCAAATCCGCCGTGGCCTTCGGCGCTCTCCTCAGCGAGGGCATCGGCGACACCATTAGGGTTTCCCTATCCGCCGACCCCAAAGAAGAAGTAAAAGTCGGTGACCAGATCCTCCAATCCCTCAACCTGCGCGAACGCGGACTGGAAATCGTATCTTGCCCCTCCTGCGGCCGGGCCCAAGTGGACGTTTACACACTCGCTGAAGAAGTCACCGCGGCACTCGACGGCATGGACATCCCATTCCGCGTGGCCGTCATGGGCTGCGTGGTGAACGGCCCAGGCGAGGCCCGCGACGCCGACCTGGGGGTCGCCTCCGGCAATGGTAAAGGCCAAATCTTCGTCAAAGGCGAAGTGATTAAAACCGTGCCAGAATCCCAAATTGTTGAGACCCTCATCGAAGAAGCCATCAAACTTGCCGAAGAACAAGGCCTGGAAATCAAAGAAGGCGGAGCAGCAAAAATATCCATCACAAAATAA
- a CDS encoding ATP-binding cassette domain-containing protein — translation MKYGETTAVIVPELTINPGTLTAVIGPSGSGKTTLTHAIGDIPVETLHCVGTVERRGKVGVISQDSFGALNPLQRVDKQVALTAGSIENAHELLAQVSLTPELFSRYPLELSGGQRQRAAIAFALGARPQLLLCDEVTSALDPIATAEVVRTLRKLVTDSRDGMSIVFISHDLGAAKALCPDVITLEPADPNTDLTAATAIFRKNWDDYS, via the coding sequence TTGAAATATGGTGAGACCACCGCGGTGATTGTGCCAGAGCTCACCATCAACCCTGGCACGTTGACCGCGGTCATTGGCCCTTCCGGGTCCGGGAAAACCACCCTCACCCACGCCATTGGCGATATCCCAGTAGAAACGCTCCATTGTGTGGGCACGGTGGAGCGCCGGGGCAAGGTGGGGGTTATCAGCCAGGATTCCTTTGGGGCCTTGAACCCACTTCAGCGCGTCGATAAGCAGGTGGCACTCACGGCCGGCAGTATCGAAAACGCCCATGAGCTGCTGGCCCAGGTATCGCTGACGCCGGAGTTATTTTCCCGCTATCCGTTGGAGCTTTCCGGGGGGCAGCGGCAGCGGGCCGCGATTGCGTTTGCGTTGGGGGCCCGGCCGCAACTGTTGCTGTGCGATGAGGTCACGTCCGCGCTGGATCCGATCGCCACCGCAGAAGTCGTGCGCACACTACGGAAGCTGGTCACAGATTCCCGCGACGGCATGTCCATTGTGTTTATTTCTCACGATCTTGGCGCGGCCAAAGCCTTGTGCCCAGATGTCATTACCTTAGAGCCAGCCGACCCAAACACTGACCTGACCGCCGCCACCGCGATTTTCCGAAAGAACTGGGATGATTATTCTTAA
- a CDS encoding penicillin-binding transpeptidase domain-containing protein: MATMWLTGCTPKPLSAQPVIDEFMRHMSATDFAAAAHLTDQPDTVTQVWETTWNGLQAEALHVDVHDITIRDSVATAAYTMTWQLPRDRKFTYDTAMTLNRINDQWVIRWQPTVLHPKLGANQHLELQAINAQRASVVSSDGSDILVPGSVERILVDTHKVTDATRTARTIAAALTTAKATDHTLVTIDPADLAKKLAATTGNYSVTTIPKTIAPTIRDQLQDDPAIIFHEEAAMVSKDPGFAPDIIARVAGLVNNQLDGSNGWRIAIVTHDGAPIEDLEHHEPKVAPAVQVSLDRKVQLAAEEAVNQRKEMKAMIVAIRPSSGEILAVAQTDKADEDGAVALSGQFPPGSTFKIITAAAGLQDQHLTPESIVPCPGAMNLYGRQVTNYNMFSLGNVPLQKAFARSCNTTFANISTQLQQGQLRDMGKQFGLGVDYDIPGLTTITGSIPEGKTELEKTEAGYGQGLTLVSPFGLALVSATTAHGSTPTPRLVSGFETKTNEKVSQPAPETIEQLRSLMGAVTEAGGTASGIRAGGKIYGKTGEAEITGGSHAWFTGYRDDIAFATLIVMGGGSESSVAVTDKFFTRLDELRSAPQQQDTTP, translated from the coding sequence ATGGCCACAATGTGGCTTACCGGATGCACCCCCAAACCACTATCCGCCCAGCCGGTCATCGACGAATTCATGCGGCACATGAGTGCCACCGACTTCGCCGCGGCGGCTCACCTCACCGATCAACCCGACACGGTAACCCAAGTGTGGGAAACCACCTGGAATGGGCTGCAAGCAGAAGCATTACACGTGGATGTTCACGACATCACCATCCGCGACTCCGTCGCAACCGCCGCCTACACCATGACCTGGCAGCTGCCCCGCGACCGAAAATTCACCTATGACACCGCCATGACCCTCAATAGGATCAACGACCAATGGGTCATTCGGTGGCAACCCACCGTGCTCCACCCCAAACTCGGCGCCAACCAGCACCTAGAACTCCAGGCAATCAATGCGCAACGCGCCAGCGTAGTCTCCTCCGACGGCTCCGACATCCTCGTGCCCGGATCGGTGGAACGCATCCTCGTCGACACCCACAAAGTGACCGACGCCACCCGCACCGCCCGCACCATCGCCGCAGCCCTGACGACGGCGAAAGCAACCGACCACACCCTTGTCACCATCGACCCGGCCGACCTGGCTAAAAAACTCGCCGCAACCACCGGAAACTACTCCGTCACCACAATCCCCAAGACCATTGCGCCCACCATCCGCGACCAACTCCAGGATGACCCCGCCATCATCTTCCACGAAGAAGCCGCCATGGTCAGCAAAGACCCCGGATTCGCCCCCGACATCATTGCCCGGGTAGCAGGCTTGGTAAATAACCAACTCGACGGCTCCAACGGATGGCGAATAGCCATCGTCACCCACGACGGCGCCCCCATCGAAGACCTGGAACACCACGAACCCAAAGTTGCCCCAGCCGTACAGGTCAGCCTCGACCGCAAAGTGCAACTAGCGGCAGAAGAGGCTGTTAACCAGCGCAAAGAAATGAAAGCCATGATCGTGGCAATCCGGCCCAGCTCGGGCGAAATCCTGGCGGTAGCCCAAACCGACAAAGCAGACGAAGACGGGGCAGTAGCGCTCAGCGGTCAATTCCCACCAGGCTCAACCTTTAAAATCATCACCGCAGCCGCGGGACTCCAAGACCAACACCTCACCCCCGAATCCATCGTGCCCTGCCCCGGCGCCATGAACCTTTACGGCCGCCAGGTCACCAACTACAACATGTTCAGCCTGGGAAACGTGCCGCTGCAAAAAGCCTTCGCCCGCTCCTGCAACACCACCTTCGCTAACATATCCACCCAGCTGCAACAAGGGCAGCTGCGAGACATGGGCAAACAATTCGGCCTGGGTGTCGACTACGACATTCCTGGGCTGACCACCATCACCGGCTCCATTCCGGAAGGCAAAACCGAACTGGAAAAAACCGAAGCCGGCTACGGGCAAGGTCTCACCCTTGTCAGCCCCTTCGGTTTGGCCCTCGTGTCCGCCACCACGGCTCACGGTTCCACACCCACCCCTCGACTCGTGAGCGGTTTCGAAACCAAAACCAACGAAAAAGTGTCGCAGCCAGCGCCGGAAACCATTGAACAATTACGCTCCCTCATGGGAGCAGTCACCGAAGCCGGCGGCACCGCGAGCGGTATCCGGGCCGGCGGCAAAATTTACGGCAAAACCGGTGAAGCGGAAATCACCGGTGGGTCCCACGCCTGGTTCACCGGCTACCGGGACGATATCGCATTCGCCACCCTCATAGTGATGGGCGGCGGCTCGGAATCGTCGGTGGCAGTGACGGACAAATTCTTCACCCGACTCGATGAGCTGCGTTCGGCACCACAACAGCAAGACACAACCCCCTGA